Proteins encoded by one window of Carassius auratus strain Wakin chromosome 8, ASM336829v1, whole genome shotgun sequence:
- the tlr9 gene encoding toll-like receptor 9: MFGHMFYLAFILNQFHLFATLHPEFYPCEIHTTKDGHINVDCQRRRLANVPKFTSLSVISLNLNENHIHHIKGATFSGLANLKHLSLMWNCVPDYLKELRWPSCSLKIDPNAFSGLKNLSSLQLAGNSLKTIPPLPKQLEILGLEFNHIFHIVEPLGTPLLKQLLLNKNCFYANPCYQSYFIDPRVFQGLPELLNLTLSYNNVTIVPPYLPLSLESLDLGENKITHINKESFANLKNLRHLNLRWNCQRCDHASEPCFPCPNNQSLNLHPDAFLDQRDSLISLSLRGNSLHTIPQHLFARLHKLQVLDLSDNFLAYAIQNGTFYEELQNVVSLSLHYNYEPLQSFSELILSPSIEKMTALRELYLSGLFFRELSNYSLAPLIKLPRLESLELRMNFICSVSMDAISQLRTLRWVDLSQNMLAFSSCFSTCTAEDISNNYQTLEKRGNGQLNLQTQKVILPSSELNTMQDPGENQCFFNYSMWHFKKLICSKNLYFDLSQNNIPWLNASTFRGMEKVVCIDLSYNYISQTLNGQQFTDLSKLAYLNMANNRIDLYSEKAFQEISGTLKALDLSKNEFHFVMKGMGHRFTFLPHLTSLQILSLANNHIGLRISNILNSTSLKYLDFSGNRLDIMWDSRRNQYLHFFQGLTKLTHLDISENQLKSFPPEVIVNLPPSLQMLRLDSNVLSYFPWGNISVLEKLCHLNLSSNRLSFLPNIHFELRLVSLDLSHNRLVAIPKAFLSQAINLKNLMLNHNQLKILDVQALPLSFHTGYTFCPAGPHKNKSSCKLVLHANPFTCSCVISGFAKFLRETSLDIPHLTTEVHCGFPESLAGVNVLSIDLHSCQEIFGSVAFFCTLWLTLAATSIPLLKHLYGWDLWYCIQILWTGHKGHTPVNGGSMMDNQYDAFVVFDTSNKAVRDWIYKEMVVRLENRGRWRFRLCLEERDWLPGVSCIENLHKAVYNSRKTVFVLTSPNGCSHESGVVRQAFLLVQQRLLDEKVDVAVLVLLDFLFPKFKYLQMRKRLCKKSVISWPKNPRVQPLFWNNLRVALVSDNVRAYNKNVTESFF, encoded by the coding sequence ATGTTTGGACACATGTTTTATCTGGCTTTCATACTGAATCAGTTTCATctttttgcaactttacatcCTGAATTCTATCCATGTGAAATTCACACTACCAAGGATGGACACATAAATGTGGATTGTCAGCGCAGGCGTCTTGCTAACGTCCCTAAATTCACATCTCTCTCTGTTATATCACTCAACTTAAATGAAAACCATATACACCACATTAAAGGTGCCACATTTTCTGGATTAGCAAATCTCAAGCATCTCAGTTTAATGTGGAACTGTGTACCAGATTATCTTAAGGAGCTAAGATGGCCTTCATGCAGCCTGAAAATCGACCCTAATGCATTTAGTGGACTTAAAAACCTATCTTCCCTGCAGTTAGCAGGGAACAGCTTGAAGACCATTCCTCCTCTACCAAAGCAGCTTGAGATTCTGGGACTGGAATTTAATCACATCTTTCATATAGTTGAGCCTCTAGGTACACCGCTACTAAAACAACTCCTGCTAAACAAGAACTGTTTTTATGCCAACCCATGTTATCAGTCTTACTTTATCGACCCACGTGTGTTTCAAGGTCTCCCTGAGCTTCTGAACCTTACACTGAGTTACAACAATGTGACCATTGTTCCCCCATATCTTCCACTTTCACTAGAAAGTCTAGACTTGGGAGAGAACAAGATCACGCATATCAATAAAGAGTCCTTTGCAAATCTTAAAAATCTGCGACACCTTAACCTAAGGTGGAATTGCCAAAGGTGTGACCATGCTTCTGAGCCCTGTTTCCCATGCCCTAACAACCAGTCTTTGAATCTGCACCCGGATGCATTTTTGGATCAAAGGGACTCTCTAATTAGTTTAAGCCTGCGAGGCAATTCACTGCATACAATTCCTCAGCATCTCTTCGCACGACTCCACAAGCTCCAAGTGTTAGATTTATCAGACAACTTTTTAGCCTACGCCATCCAGAATGGCACCTTTTATGAAGAGCTCCAGAATGTTGTGTCCCTCAGTCTTCATTATAACTATGAACCCCTGCAATCCTTTTCTGAGTTGATTCTGTCACCATCCATAGAGAAGATGACAGCTCTACGAGAGTTGTACCTAAGTGGACTATTCTTCAGAGAACTGTCAAACTATAGCCTTGCACCTCTGATCAAACTGCCAAGACTTGAGTCCCTAGAGCTACGCATGAACTTCATCTGTTCTGTTAGCATGGATGCTATAAGCCAGCTGAGAACATTAAGGTGGGTGGACCTTTCCCAAAACATGCTTGCTTTCAGTTCATGCTTTTCAACCTGCACTGCTGAAGACATATCAAACAACTACCAAACCCTTGAAAAACGTGGCAATGGACAGCTCAACTTGCAAACTCAAAAAGTCATCCTACCAAGCTCAGAGCTGAACACTATGCAGGACCCTGGagaaaatcaatgtttttttaattattctatgTGGCATTTCAAGAAGCTGATCTGCTCTAAAAACCTGTATTTTGACCTCTCTCAAAACAACATCCCATGGCTGAATGCAAGTACTTTTAGAGGCATGGAAAAAGTGGTATGCATAGATCTGTCCTACAATTACATAAGTCAAACTTTAAATGGCCAACAGTTTACAGATCTAAGCAAATTAGCCTACCTGAATATGGCTAACAATCGCATTGACCTGTACTCTGAAAAGGCCTTCCAGGAGATAAGTGGCACACTAAAAGCTCTTGACCTCAGCAAAAACGAATTCCACTTTGTAATGAAGGGCATGGGGCATCGCTTCACATTCCTTCCACACTTAACATCTCTTCAAATATTGAGTCTAGCAAACAATCACATTGGTCTCAGAATCTCTAACATTCTTAATAGTACTTCTCTGAAGTATCTTGATTTCTCTGGAAATCGTTTGGACATAATGTGGGACTCTAGGCGTAACCAATACCTACATTTCTTTCAGGGTCTTACTAAACTTACACACTTAGACATTTCCGAAAATCAGCTCAAATCATTCCCCCCAGAGGTAATTGTAAACTTGCCTCCAAGCCTCCAGATGCTAAGACTGGATTCCAATGTGCTGAGTTATTTCCCTTGGGGCAACATCTCAGTTCTTGAAAAGCTCTGCCACCTGAACCTTAGTTCAAACAGGCTTTCATTCTTACCTAATATTCATTTTGAGCTCCGTCTCGTAAGCCTGGACCTAAGTCACAATCGACTAGTTGCGATCCCAAAGGCTTTCCTTAGTCAGGCAATAAATCTTAAAAACTTAATGCTTAATCACAACCAGCTGAAGATCCTTGATGTGCAGGCTCTTCCCTTGTCATTCCATACAGGTTATACATTCTGTCCTGCTGGGCCACATAAAAATAAGTCATCCTGCAAACTCGTGCTGCATGCCAATCCTTTTACTTGTAGTTGCGTTATCTCTGGATTTGCAAAATTTCTCAGAGAAACTAGTTTGGATATCCCACACCTCACCACAGAGGTTCACTGTGGTTTTCCAGAGTCATTGGCTGGTGTTAATGTCCTTTCGATAGATCTTCACTCATGCCAGGAAATATTTGGGAGTGTTGCTTTCTTCTGTACTTTATGGTTGACATTGGCAGCAACCAGCATTCCCCTCCTGAAGCATCTCTATGGTTGGGACCTGTGGTACTGCATCCAGATTTTATGGACTGGTCACAAGGGACACACTCCAGTTAATGGCGGCAGCATGATGGATAACCAATACGATGCATTTGTGGTATTTGATACGAGTAATAAGGCAGTCAGGGATTGGATCTACAAGGAGATGGTTGTGAGGTTGGAGAACAGAGGGAGATGGCGCTTTCGACTTTGTCTAGAGGAACGCGACTGGTTGCCTGGAGTGTCATGCATAGAGAATCTCCACAAGGCCGTTTACAACAGCAGAAAGACCGTGTTTGTATTGACTAGCCCTAATGGCTGTTCTCACGAAAGTGGAGTCGTCCGACAAGCCTTCCTCCTTGTTCAGCAGCGCCTTCTAGATGAGAAAGTGGATGTTGCAGTTCTAGTTTTGCTGGACTTTCTCTTTCCAAAATTCAAATACCTTCAGATGAGAAAACGGCTCTGCAAAAAATCTGTTATATCCTGGCCCAAGAACCCACGAGTGCAGCCGCTCTTTTGGAATAATTTACGTGTCGCTCTTGTCTCTGACAATGTTAGAGCCTACAACAAAAATGTCACAGAGAGCTTTTTCTAA